In Oryza sativa Japonica Group chromosome 3, ASM3414082v1, one DNA window encodes the following:
- the LOC9272323 gene encoding protochlorophyllide-dependent translocon component 52, chloroplastic-like isoform X1, with translation MAPVSLPLLSRARPPLLLRDAGVKLSTVRLPPPWRQQWKHTSGERRRRLSMPASAVAAETPPPHARAEEEEEAAPAVGGGEEGRFEWLDQWYPVAPVCDLDPRKPHGKMVMGLRVVAWFDGGGGGEWRVVDDACPHRLAPLSEGRVDGKGRLQCAYHGWCFDGHGSCQFIPQAPALGPPVHKNSKACVASYPSVVQNNILWFYPRSEPEYKEILQRKRPPYFPDLDDPSFNTVFGVRDLFYGYDVLVENLMDPAHVPYAHKGLMPIQNKEDPGRVESDQEGGYPVKIRTEQAKIDGFLSVQEDDVCYMKFDAPCTLYGKPFRTKEPQIDQGKEKKKKKQPEAMTVFLCVPVAPGRSRLIWAFPRNVDAWLDNIIPRWLYHIVTNIVLDSDSYLLHIEERNFATVGLDNWHKACYVPTSSDNMVITFRNWFRKYCKHQIGWATPMANQLPPTPTKDQVLERYRSHVMQCTSCSAALKKMKALEVALQVASVAIVGFLAVAKGSLAPSVVRRAAAVSTAVLCFAASRWLASFIEKSFYFQDYVHAYK, from the exons ATGGCTCCGGTCTCCCTTCCCCTGCTCTCCCgcgctcgccctcctctcctgcTCCGCGACGCCGGCGTCAAGCTGAGCACGGTCAGGCTACCTCCTCCATGGCGCCAACAGTGGAAACACaccagcggcgagcggcggcgacggctatcAATGCCGGCGTCGGCCGTGGCGGccgagacgccgccgccacacgcgcgcgccgaggaggaggaggaggccgccccggccgtgggcggcggcgaggaggggcggTTCGAGTGGCTGGACCAGTGGTATCCCGTGGCTCCGGTGTGCGACCTCGACCCGCGCAAGCCGCACGGGAAGATGGTGATGGGCCTCCGCGTCGTCGCGtggttcgacggcggcggcggcggcgagtggcgcGTGGTGGACGACGCGTGCCCGCACCGCCTCGCGCCGCTGTCGGAGGGGCGCGTCGACGGCAAGGGCCGCCTCCAGTGCGCCTACCATGGCTGGTGCTTCGATGGCCACGGCTCCTGCCAGTTCatcccccaggcccccgccctCGGCCCTCCT GTGCACAAGAACAGCAAGGCGTGCGTGGCGTCGTACCCGAGCGTGGTGCAGAACAACATCCTGTGGTTCTACCCGAGGTCGGAGCCGGAGTACAAGGAGATCCTGCAGAGGAAGCGGCCGCCGTACTTCCCAGACCTCGATGACCCGTCCTTCAACACAGTCTTCGGCGTCAGGGACCTCTTCTACGG GTACGACGTGTTGGTGGAGAATCTTATGGACCCTGCTCATGTCCCATACGCGCACAAGGGGCTGATGCCCATACAGAACAAAGAAGATCCAGGCAG AGTTGAGTCCGATCAGGAAGGAGGCTACCCGGTCAAGATTAGGACGGAGCAGGCAAAGATCGACGGCTTCCTGTCGGTACAGGAGGATGACGTATGCTACATGAAGTTTGATGCGCCCTGCACGCTCTATGGCAAGCCCTTTCGCACCAAAGAACCACAG ATTGATCAGGGcaaggagaaaaagaagaagaagcaacctGAGGCGATGACGGTGTTCTTGTGCGTCCCGGTGGCTCCGGGAAGAAGCAGGTTGATATGGGCGTTCCCGCGGAATGTTGATGCGTGGCTCGACAATATAATACCACGGTGGTTGTACCACATTGTGACGAACATCGTCTTGGATTCAGATTCCTACCTCCTCCATATTGAG GAGCGCAACTTCGCCACGGTTGGCCTTGATAACTGGCACAAAGCTTGTTATGTGCCCACATCATCTGACAACATGGTCATCACCTTCAGAAACTGGTTCAGAAAGTACTGTAAGCATCAGATCGGCTGGGCAACCCCAATGGCTAATCAGCTGCCACCAACTCCTACCAAAGATCAGGTCTTGGAGAG GTACAGGTCGCATGTCATGCAGTGCACGAGCTGCAGCGCTGcactgaagaagatgaaggcgCTGGAGGTCGCCCTGCAGGTGGCGTCGGTCGCCATCGTCGGattcctcgccgtcgccaaggGGAGTCTAGCACCGTCGGTTgtccggcgagccgccgccgtgtctACCGCCGTGCTGTgcttcgccgcctcccgctggcTCGCGAGCTTCATTGAGAAGAGCTTCTACTTCCAGGACTACGTCCATGCTTACAAGTGA
- the LOC9272323 gene encoding protochlorophyllide-dependent translocon component 52, chloroplastic-like isoform X2, whose amino-acid sequence MAPVSLPLLSRARPPLLLRDAGVKLSTVRLPPPWRQQWKHTSGERRRRLSMPASAVAAETPPPHARAEEEEEAAPAVGGGEEGRFEWLDQWYPVAPVCDLDPRKPHGKMVMGLRVVAWFDGGGGGEWRVVDDACPHRLAPLSEGRVDGKGRLQCAYHGWCFDGHGSCQFIPQAPALGPPVHKNSKACVASYPSVVQNNILWFYPRSEPEYKEILQRKRPPYFPDLDDPSFNTVFGVRDLFYGYDVLVENLMDPAHVPYAHKGLMPIQNKEDPGRVESDQEGGYPVKIRTEQAKIDGFLSVQEDDVCYMKFDAPCTLYGKPFRTKEPQERNFATVGLDNWHKACYVPTSSDNMVITFRNWFRKYCKHQIGWATPMANQLPPTPTKDQVLERYRSHVMQCTSCSAALKKMKALEVALQVASVAIVGFLAVAKGSLAPSVVRRAAAVSTAVLCFAASRWLASFIEKSFYFQDYVHAYK is encoded by the exons ATGGCTCCGGTCTCCCTTCCCCTGCTCTCCCgcgctcgccctcctctcctgcTCCGCGACGCCGGCGTCAAGCTGAGCACGGTCAGGCTACCTCCTCCATGGCGCCAACAGTGGAAACACaccagcggcgagcggcggcgacggctatcAATGCCGGCGTCGGCCGTGGCGGccgagacgccgccgccacacgcgcgcgccgaggaggaggaggaggccgccccggccgtgggcggcggcgaggaggggcggTTCGAGTGGCTGGACCAGTGGTATCCCGTGGCTCCGGTGTGCGACCTCGACCCGCGCAAGCCGCACGGGAAGATGGTGATGGGCCTCCGCGTCGTCGCGtggttcgacggcggcggcggcggcgagtggcgcGTGGTGGACGACGCGTGCCCGCACCGCCTCGCGCCGCTGTCGGAGGGGCGCGTCGACGGCAAGGGCCGCCTCCAGTGCGCCTACCATGGCTGGTGCTTCGATGGCCACGGCTCCTGCCAGTTCatcccccaggcccccgccctCGGCCCTCCT GTGCACAAGAACAGCAAGGCGTGCGTGGCGTCGTACCCGAGCGTGGTGCAGAACAACATCCTGTGGTTCTACCCGAGGTCGGAGCCGGAGTACAAGGAGATCCTGCAGAGGAAGCGGCCGCCGTACTTCCCAGACCTCGATGACCCGTCCTTCAACACAGTCTTCGGCGTCAGGGACCTCTTCTACGG GTACGACGTGTTGGTGGAGAATCTTATGGACCCTGCTCATGTCCCATACGCGCACAAGGGGCTGATGCCCATACAGAACAAAGAAGATCCAGGCAG AGTTGAGTCCGATCAGGAAGGAGGCTACCCGGTCAAGATTAGGACGGAGCAGGCAAAGATCGACGGCTTCCTGTCGGTACAGGAGGATGACGTATGCTACATGAAGTTTGATGCGCCCTGCACGCTCTATGGCAAGCCCTTTCGCACCAAAGAACCACAG GAGCGCAACTTCGCCACGGTTGGCCTTGATAACTGGCACAAAGCTTGTTATGTGCCCACATCATCTGACAACATGGTCATCACCTTCAGAAACTGGTTCAGAAAGTACTGTAAGCATCAGATCGGCTGGGCAACCCCAATGGCTAATCAGCTGCCACCAACTCCTACCAAAGATCAGGTCTTGGAGAG GTACAGGTCGCATGTCATGCAGTGCACGAGCTGCAGCGCTGcactgaagaagatgaaggcgCTGGAGGTCGCCCTGCAGGTGGCGTCGGTCGCCATCGTCGGattcctcgccgtcgccaaggGGAGTCTAGCACCGTCGGTTgtccggcgagccgccgccgtgtctACCGCCGTGCTGTgcttcgccgcctcccgctggcTCGCGAGCTTCATTGAGAAGAGCTTCTACTTCCAGGACTACGTCCATGCTTACAAGTGA
- the LOC4334500 gene encoding protochlorophyllide-dependent translocon component 52, chloroplastic isoform X3 encodes MAPVSLHLLSLTRLSLPFRDTVTNPSTPRIPPWRRQWISPTDARRRRLSMPVSAVAAEAPLPRAVDEKETPAAGEERFDWLDQWYPVAPVRDLDKRKPHGKMVMGISVVVWFDGGGGEWRVVDDACPHRLAPLSEGRVDGKGCLQCAYHGWCFDGHGSCQFIPQAPALGPPVHKNSKACVASYPSVVQNNILWFYPRSEPEYKEILQRKRPPYIRELDDPSSVINSGVRDLLYGYELLVENFMDPAHVPYAHRGQFPHVPREEDIGRVEFDQEGGLPIKMNIEELNIAGFHSNPEENWGYFKFIAPVTLIGSPFRAKPVLQVDQDNNNTNNKKQPEVTTVFFCIPVSPGRCRVIWANGYNLDGWFDKMIPRWWLHIKTNQVLDSDSSVLHIEERNYAAFGLDNWHKACYVPTSSDNLIIAFRNWFKKYCNNQVGWLTPMVNQLPPASTRVEVYESARAAALH; translated from the exons ATGGCTCCTGTCTCCCTCCACCTGCTCTCGCTCACCCGCCTTTCGCTTCCCTTCCGCGACACTGTAACCAACCCGAGCACACCAAGAATACCACCATGGCGCCGGCAGTGGATCAGCCCCaccgacgcgcggcggcggcggctgtcaATGCCGGTGTCGGCAGTGGCGGCCGAGGCGCCGCTCCCACGAGCCGTGGATGAGAAGGAGACGCCGGCGGCAGGGGAGGAGCGGTTCGACTGGCTGGACCAGTGGTACCCGGTGGCTCCGGTGCGCGACCTCGACAAGCGCAAGCCGCACGGGAAGATGGTGATGGGCATCAGCGTCGTCGTGtggttcgacggcggcggcggcgagtggcgcGTGGTGGACGACGCGTGCCCGCACCGCCTCGCGCCGCTCTCCGAGGGACGCGTCGACGGCAAGGGCTGCCTCCAGTGCGCCTACCATGGCTGGTGCTTCGATGGCCACGGCTCCTGCCAGTTCatcccccaggcccccgccctAGGCCCTCCT GTGCACAAGAATAGCAAGGCGTGCGTGGCGTCGTACCCGAGCGTGGTGCAGAACAACATCCTGTGGTTCTACCCGAGATCGGAGCCGGAGTACAAGGAGATCCTGCAGAGGAAGCGGCCGCCGTACATCCGGGAGCTCGACGACCCGTCGTCCGTCATCAACTCCGGCGTCAGAGACCTCTTATACGG ATACGAGTTGTTGGTGGAGAATTTCATGGACCCTGCTCACGTTCCCTACGCGCACAGGGGCCAATTCCCTCATGTCCCCAGGGAGGAAGATATAGGCAG AGTTGAATTTGACCAGGAAGGTGGCCTCCCGATCAAGATGAATATAGAGGAGCTCAACATCGCAGGGTTCCATTCCAACCCAGAGGAGAACTGGGGCTACTTCAAGTTCATCGCGCCGGTTACTCTCATAGGCTCGCCATTTCGTGCTAAGCCAGTG CTGCAGGTTGATCAGGACAACAACAACACCAACAACAAGAAGCAGCCTGAGGTCACGACAGTGTTCTTCTGCATCCCGGTGTCTCCGGGAAGATGCAGGGTCATCTGGGCGAACGGGTATAATCTTGATGGCTGGTTCGACAAGATGATACCACGTTGGTGGTTGCATATTAAGACGAACCAAGTCCTGGATTCAGACTCGTCTGTCCTTCATATTGAG GAGCGTAATTACGCCGCGTTTGGCCTTGATAACTGGCATAAAGCATGCTACGTGCCCACATCATCTGACAACTTGATCATCGCCTTCAGAAACTGGTTCAAGAAGTACTGTAACAATCAGGTTGGCTGGTTAACCCCAATGGTTAATCAGCTGCCACCAGCTTCTACCAGAGTTGAGGTCTACGAGAG TGCACGAGCTGCAGCGCTGCACTGA
- the LOC4334500 gene encoding protochlorophyllide-dependent translocon component 52, chloroplastic isoform X2 gives MAPVSLHLLSLTRLSLPFRDTVTNPSTPRIPPWRRQWISPTDARRRRLSMPVSAVAAEAPLPRAVDEKETPAAGEERFDWLDQWYPVAPVRDLDKRKPHGKMVMGISVVVWFDGGGGEWRVVDDACPHRLAPLSEGRVDGKGCLQCAYHGWCFDGHGSCQFIPQAPALGPPVHKNSKACVASYPSVVQNNILWFYPRSEPEYKEILQRKRPPYIRELDDPSSVINSGVRDLLYGYELLVENFMDPAHVPYAHRGQFPHVPREEDIGRVEFDQEGGLPIKMNIEELNIAGFHSNPEENWGYFKFIAPVTLIGSPFRAKPVVDQDNNNTNNKKQPEVTTVFFCIPVSPGRCRVIWANGYNLDGWFDKMIPRWWLHIKTNQVLDSDSSVLHIEERNYAAFGLDNWHKACYVPTSSDNLIIAFRNWFKKYCNNQVGWLTPMVNQLPPASTRVEVYERYWSHVMQCTSCSAALKWMRALEVALQVASVAVVGFLAAGKGTVVTSGVQRAAVVAAAVLCFAASRWLAGFIEKTFYFEDYVLADK, from the exons ATGGCTCCTGTCTCCCTCCACCTGCTCTCGCTCACCCGCCTTTCGCTTCCCTTCCGCGACACTGTAACCAACCCGAGCACACCAAGAATACCACCATGGCGCCGGCAGTGGATCAGCCCCaccgacgcgcggcggcggcggctgtcaATGCCGGTGTCGGCAGTGGCGGCCGAGGCGCCGCTCCCACGAGCCGTGGATGAGAAGGAGACGCCGGCGGCAGGGGAGGAGCGGTTCGACTGGCTGGACCAGTGGTACCCGGTGGCTCCGGTGCGCGACCTCGACAAGCGCAAGCCGCACGGGAAGATGGTGATGGGCATCAGCGTCGTCGTGtggttcgacggcggcggcggcgagtggcgcGTGGTGGACGACGCGTGCCCGCACCGCCTCGCGCCGCTCTCCGAGGGACGCGTCGACGGCAAGGGCTGCCTCCAGTGCGCCTACCATGGCTGGTGCTTCGATGGCCACGGCTCCTGCCAGTTCatcccccaggcccccgccctAGGCCCTCCT GTGCACAAGAATAGCAAGGCGTGCGTGGCGTCGTACCCGAGCGTGGTGCAGAACAACATCCTGTGGTTCTACCCGAGATCGGAGCCGGAGTACAAGGAGATCCTGCAGAGGAAGCGGCCGCCGTACATCCGGGAGCTCGACGACCCGTCGTCCGTCATCAACTCCGGCGTCAGAGACCTCTTATACGG ATACGAGTTGTTGGTGGAGAATTTCATGGACCCTGCTCACGTTCCCTACGCGCACAGGGGCCAATTCCCTCATGTCCCCAGGGAGGAAGATATAGGCAG AGTTGAATTTGACCAGGAAGGTGGCCTCCCGATCAAGATGAATATAGAGGAGCTCAACATCGCAGGGTTCCATTCCAACCCAGAGGAGAACTGGGGCTACTTCAAGTTCATCGCGCCGGTTACTCTCATAGGCTCGCCATTTCGTGCTAAGCCAGTG GTTGATCAGGACAACAACAACACCAACAACAAGAAGCAGCCTGAGGTCACGACAGTGTTCTTCTGCATCCCGGTGTCTCCGGGAAGATGCAGGGTCATCTGGGCGAACGGGTATAATCTTGATGGCTGGTTCGACAAGATGATACCACGTTGGTGGTTGCATATTAAGACGAACCAAGTCCTGGATTCAGACTCGTCTGTCCTTCATATTGAG GAGCGTAATTACGCCGCGTTTGGCCTTGATAACTGGCATAAAGCATGCTACGTGCCCACATCATCTGACAACTTGATCATCGCCTTCAGAAACTGGTTCAAGAAGTACTGTAACAATCAGGTTGGCTGGTTAACCCCAATGGTTAATCAGCTGCCACCAGCTTCTACCAGAGTTGAGGTCTACGAGAG GTACTGGTCGCATGTCATGCAGTGCACGAGCTGCAGCGCTGCACTGAAGTGGATGAGAGCTCTGGAGGTCGCCCTGCAGGTGgcttcggtcgccgtcgtcgggttcctcgccgccggcaaggGGACGGTGGTCACGTCGGGTGTTCAGAGAGCCGCCGTCGTGGCTGCGGCGGTGCTGTgcttcgccgcctcccgctggcTCGCCGGCTTCATCGAGAAGACCTTCTATTTCGAGGACTATGTCCTCGCTGACAAGTGA
- the LOC4334500 gene encoding protochlorophyllide-dependent translocon component 52, chloroplastic isoform X1, with protein sequence MAPVSLHLLSLTRLSLPFRDTVTNPSTPRIPPWRRQWISPTDARRRRLSMPVSAVAAEAPLPRAVDEKETPAAGEERFDWLDQWYPVAPVRDLDKRKPHGKMVMGISVVVWFDGGGGEWRVVDDACPHRLAPLSEGRVDGKGCLQCAYHGWCFDGHGSCQFIPQAPALGPPVHKNSKACVASYPSVVQNNILWFYPRSEPEYKEILQRKRPPYIRELDDPSSVINSGVRDLLYGYELLVENFMDPAHVPYAHRGQFPHVPREEDIGRVEFDQEGGLPIKMNIEELNIAGFHSNPEENWGYFKFIAPVTLIGSPFRAKPVLQVDQDNNNTNNKKQPEVTTVFFCIPVSPGRCRVIWANGYNLDGWFDKMIPRWWLHIKTNQVLDSDSSVLHIEERNYAAFGLDNWHKACYVPTSSDNLIIAFRNWFKKYCNNQVGWLTPMVNQLPPASTRVEVYERYWSHVMQCTSCSAALKWMRALEVALQVASVAVVGFLAAGKGTVVTSGVQRAAVVAAAVLCFAASRWLAGFIEKTFYFEDYVLADK encoded by the exons ATGGCTCCTGTCTCCCTCCACCTGCTCTCGCTCACCCGCCTTTCGCTTCCCTTCCGCGACACTGTAACCAACCCGAGCACACCAAGAATACCACCATGGCGCCGGCAGTGGATCAGCCCCaccgacgcgcggcggcggcggctgtcaATGCCGGTGTCGGCAGTGGCGGCCGAGGCGCCGCTCCCACGAGCCGTGGATGAGAAGGAGACGCCGGCGGCAGGGGAGGAGCGGTTCGACTGGCTGGACCAGTGGTACCCGGTGGCTCCGGTGCGCGACCTCGACAAGCGCAAGCCGCACGGGAAGATGGTGATGGGCATCAGCGTCGTCGTGtggttcgacggcggcggcggcgagtggcgcGTGGTGGACGACGCGTGCCCGCACCGCCTCGCGCCGCTCTCCGAGGGACGCGTCGACGGCAAGGGCTGCCTCCAGTGCGCCTACCATGGCTGGTGCTTCGATGGCCACGGCTCCTGCCAGTTCatcccccaggcccccgccctAGGCCCTCCT GTGCACAAGAATAGCAAGGCGTGCGTGGCGTCGTACCCGAGCGTGGTGCAGAACAACATCCTGTGGTTCTACCCGAGATCGGAGCCGGAGTACAAGGAGATCCTGCAGAGGAAGCGGCCGCCGTACATCCGGGAGCTCGACGACCCGTCGTCCGTCATCAACTCCGGCGTCAGAGACCTCTTATACGG ATACGAGTTGTTGGTGGAGAATTTCATGGACCCTGCTCACGTTCCCTACGCGCACAGGGGCCAATTCCCTCATGTCCCCAGGGAGGAAGATATAGGCAG AGTTGAATTTGACCAGGAAGGTGGCCTCCCGATCAAGATGAATATAGAGGAGCTCAACATCGCAGGGTTCCATTCCAACCCAGAGGAGAACTGGGGCTACTTCAAGTTCATCGCGCCGGTTACTCTCATAGGCTCGCCATTTCGTGCTAAGCCAGTG CTGCAGGTTGATCAGGACAACAACAACACCAACAACAAGAAGCAGCCTGAGGTCACGACAGTGTTCTTCTGCATCCCGGTGTCTCCGGGAAGATGCAGGGTCATCTGGGCGAACGGGTATAATCTTGATGGCTGGTTCGACAAGATGATACCACGTTGGTGGTTGCATATTAAGACGAACCAAGTCCTGGATTCAGACTCGTCTGTCCTTCATATTGAG GAGCGTAATTACGCCGCGTTTGGCCTTGATAACTGGCATAAAGCATGCTACGTGCCCACATCATCTGACAACTTGATCATCGCCTTCAGAAACTGGTTCAAGAAGTACTGTAACAATCAGGTTGGCTGGTTAACCCCAATGGTTAATCAGCTGCCACCAGCTTCTACCAGAGTTGAGGTCTACGAGAG GTACTGGTCGCATGTCATGCAGTGCACGAGCTGCAGCGCTGCACTGAAGTGGATGAGAGCTCTGGAGGTCGCCCTGCAGGTGgcttcggtcgccgtcgtcgggttcctcgccgccggcaaggGGACGGTGGTCACGTCGGGTGTTCAGAGAGCCGCCGTCGTGGCTGCGGCGGTGCTGTgcttcgccgcctcccgctggcTCGCCGGCTTCATCGAGAAGACCTTCTATTTCGAGGACTATGTCCTCGCTGACAAGTGA